The following are encoded together in the Mesoterricola sediminis genome:
- a CDS encoding type II toxin-antitoxin system HipA family toxin: protein MSSRAIAVRAWGQMVGAVALDPKQGFYVFAYTPEWLRTGVELAPRTMPVGNHRGPYIFPNLPEATYQRLPALLSDALPDDFGNALINAYMTSRGHTVASVTPLDRLAYMAKRGMGALEFRPTLGTRTDSKEALDLKGLVEAARKAVHGTLATEGAAKAALDRIISVGTSAGGARAKAVVAWNPVTGEMRSGQFAADPGFEHWLLKFDGVAADRTLGGGKGFGRLEYAYHLMARAAGIRMADCRLLEEGGRAHFMTRRFDRDGDEKHHVQTLCAMEHMDFKQVAVHTYAQAFMAMAALGMDSDAIDELFRRMAFNVMAMNCDDHTKNLAFLLRRGGAWELAPAYDLTYAYNPKGDWTCQHQMAVNGKFQDITRDDLLLDAERFGVRNPRGILGDVAASVEAFGDFARKAGLSGNRVAEVEKSLQSL, encoded by the coding sequence ATGTCTAGTCGGGCGATCGCGGTCCGGGCTTGGGGCCAGATGGTGGGAGCGGTGGCCCTGGATCCCAAGCAGGGGTTTTACGTATTCGCCTACACGCCCGAGTGGCTACGGACAGGGGTCGAACTGGCCCCCCGGACCATGCCGGTTGGCAACCACAGGGGACCCTACATCTTCCCGAACCTCCCGGAGGCGACCTACCAGCGTCTTCCAGCCCTGCTCTCGGACGCCCTGCCTGACGACTTCGGCAACGCCCTCATCAACGCCTACATGACGAGCCGGGGCCACACCGTGGCATCCGTGACGCCTTTGGACCGGCTGGCCTACATGGCCAAGCGGGGCATGGGAGCCCTGGAATTTCGCCCGACCTTGGGCACCCGGACGGACAGCAAAGAAGCCTTGGACCTGAAAGGCCTGGTGGAAGCGGCAAGGAAGGCAGTCCATGGCACCCTCGCGACGGAAGGAGCGGCGAAGGCCGCCCTGGATCGGATCATCAGCGTGGGCACCTCTGCGGGCGGCGCCCGCGCGAAGGCCGTGGTCGCCTGGAACCCCGTGACAGGTGAAATGCGCAGTGGCCAATTCGCTGCGGACCCGGGGTTCGAGCATTGGCTCCTGAAATTCGACGGTGTCGCCGCGGATCGGACGCTCGGCGGAGGCAAGGGCTTCGGGAGGCTGGAATACGCCTACCATCTGATGGCCCGGGCCGCTGGCATCCGGATGGCGGATTGCAGGCTCCTTGAAGAGGGGGGGCGGGCCCATTTCATGACACGTCGGTTCGACCGGGACGGGGATGAGAAGCACCACGTGCAGACCTTGTGCGCCATGGAGCACATGGACTTCAAGCAGGTTGCCGTCCACACCTACGCTCAGGCCTTCATGGCCATGGCCGCGCTCGGGATGGACTCGGACGCCATCGACGAGTTGTTCCGCCGGATGGCCTTCAACGTGATGGCCATGAACTGCGATGACCACACGAAGAACCTGGCCTTCCTTCTGCGTCGGGGAGGAGCCTGGGAACTCGCCCCCGCCTATGATCTGACCTACGCCTATAACCCCAAAGGGGACTGGACCTGTCAGCACCAGATGGCCGTGAACGGGAAGTTCCAGGACATCACCCGGGACGACCTGCTGCTGGACGCCGAACGGTTCGGAGTGCGGAACCCCAGGGGCATCCTTGGGGACGTGGCAGCGTCGGTTGAAGCTTTCGGTGATTTCGCACGGAAGGCAGGGTTATCCGGAAACCGAGTGGCCGAGGTGGAGAAGAGCCTTCAATCTCTCTGA